Within Butyrivibrio fibrisolvens, the genomic segment ACTTCCCGCTTGGACGGTGCGGTATCTAATTATTAAACTTATCTTCAACAAGATTTTTAAACTTAGAATATAAAGGAGCTACAATCTCCATTCCCGCAAGATTGCCAAACGCAGCTTCATCATCAGGGAACTCTAGTCTGTAGCAATGAAGAAGCTGGGACTTAAGTCCATAAGTCTGTTTAAAGTTCTCATTGACCTTCTCATCGCCGTATTTGGGGTCTCCCACTATTGGGTGACCTATTCCTGACAGATGAGCCCTTATCTGATGAGTTTTACCTGTACGAAGTTCTACTTCAAGGTAAGTCAGATTCCACTTCTTATTGACGGATACAGGGCTATAAGCTGTTTCTATATAAGATGAGTTGTTGACTTTGTCGGTCTCCGGGTCATTAGTAATAGACGTTTCTTTTTTTGACTTGTTATATAATTCAACATTATTCGGATTATCGTTATCCGGATTATCATTATCAGACTTATAATTATCAGACTTATCATTAAGATCCGATATGTTTCTGACAGTGACCGTGTTGGTCTTATTATCTTTTTTCAGAAGTCCTTTGATCTCTTCCGGCTTATCTATGATCCCTGATACGACTGTTCTATAATATTTCTTAAAAGTCCTGTTTTTAAGCCCTTTTGCCATCATCTGTGCGCCTTTTAAGCTTTTGGCGCAGATAACGATTCCTGATGTATTACGATCAAGGCGGTTACATACAGATGGCCTGAAGGTGATCAGGTCATCCGGTTCAATTGCAGTTGTATCAAGAAGATAACCCACTATCCACTCATTAAGCGATACATCACCTTGTTCTGCTTTTTGAGTAAGAATCCCTACAGGTTTATTAACAAATACAACATCCTTATTTTCATAGATAACTTCAATTCCCTTAAGGCTTTTAAATGCCTTCTTGAATTCCGTTACAGATACACCTTCGCCTCTTTGTGCTCTGGCAAGTCTGTCATTGGCAAATTTAAGGAATGTATCGTCAGAAAGCCACAGGGTCACGATATCTCCGACTTGAAGTTTCTCCTGACCTGTAGCTTTTTTGCCATTAATAACGATATTCTTTTTACGAAGCATCTTGTAGATAAATCCCGTAGATGCTTTGGACAAGTAATGCCCCAGAAACTTATCAAGTCTCTTGCCGGCCTCGTTGTCTTTAATAATAAATTCTTTCATATGATTACTATCTGATCACCTTTATAACAATGTTTGAGACTTTTTTATAACGAAATCGATTCCAGTATTCCGGATACTGTCTGAATAGTTCCGGGAACCCAGGCATCTTCTATAGCTTTTGGATCTATGTTGTGATCTTTTCTGAGCTTTTCGAGCTGGTCAAGACGTCTGCAATAGTCATCAACATTACGAAATATTTTAATAGTATAGTCATGGTATTTACTAAGCGATATCTGGTTCTTAATATGCTCCTGACAGTCTTGTATATCCATGTCCTTATCTTCAGTATATCCCGCAATATTCTTCTCAAGAACTGTTATAGCGCCAACATTGTAGGTGCTCTTCTCAGAAGTAAGGCTTAGATCATAGATAATATTAAGTGATCCTGCATGCGCTGCAATCTTCTCATAAGAAGACCTAGCAAGCGGAATAGCTCTATAATACATTATAAGATTGATAATGCTCCATCCAAGAGGAAGGCAGCCAAGAGCCGCCACTATAGAGAATATATTCTTATTGGTCTTAGTAATTAATAGACCTATAAGAAAAAGACCTAATATTATACCTCCCATGATCAATGATCTTACGATCGCAACTTTCCTTTGGTACAAAATATGGCCAAAATCGCCTTTGTATACTCTTTTCATGTAATCTAACATCCTTGATATATAATTATTAATATTTTAAACAAGTGCTACTCATAGGTTTTTTTACTTTTAGTAAAAAACTTATTGATCACTGCTGTTATTATCAGTAAGCATCTTTATCTCTTCATCAGTAAGTCTTCTGTACTGACCAAGTTCAAGGCTTTCATCAAGACTTATAGCTCCCATTCTGATCCTTCTAAGATAGAGAACTTCATTGCCTACAGCTTCCATCATTCTTTTGACCTGATGAAATCTTCCTTCATGTATTGTAAGAAATACAACAGGGCGGCCCTCTTTGTCTGTATCACCGCGTTTTACAACAGCAGGAAGTGTTATGTCAGGTGTCCCGTCTTTTCTCACATCGCCTATATCTACGCCCTTTGTAAGCTTATCGATATCATCATCTGAAAGTTCCTTTTTAAGATGAACTTCGTATTCCTTATCAACATGATGACTAGGCGATAAAAGTCTGTGGATGAGCTGTCCATCATTGGTTATCAGTAGCAGGCCTTCAGTATCTATGTCAAGCCTTCCTACAGGTGATAGATCCTTAACATTCTCATCTTTAAGAAGATTAAGGACTGTTGTAGTCCTACCGTCTCTTGTCGCAGAAATAACGCCGTCCGGCTTATTGAGCATGTAATAACGGAACTTCTCATACACAAGTTCCTGCCCCATAAATACAACCTTATCGGCGTTTTCATCTATATGCATATCTGCTTTTTTTACGGGCTGTCCGTTAACTGTGACAGCCCCGTTTTTTATGTGTTCTTTGATCTGTTTTCTGGTTCCTATTCCAAAATCAGAAAGAAATTTATCAAGTCTTTGCACTTTTTCCTCTACTTTGTTAAAAAATCTATTAGCTGTAATGACAGTTACATGCTAACTTTTTATATTAAAATGATAATTACTTACTAATCGATATAGTACTGCTTGTAGTCTTAAGGTCATACTGATTGTATACCTGTATCGTCAGACTTGCAGCTGATTTGGACGGGTCATGTATAACAACTGTATTGGTCGTCTTACTATGATCCCATGCTACTACGTATGACCAGTTCTTACCACCGTCAAAGCTGTATCTATAATAGATAATAGGTGTTTCAGGATCTGATGCAGTAATACTGGCAGTGATATCTCCGGTTGATTTATTCATAACTGCCGAGTTAAGTGTACATACAGTAGGCGCTGTGAGGTCATTGGCCATAACTTGAGTAGGAGTCTTAACATCTACATTCTTGTAATTAGAATAATCTATAGAAAGCTTAGATGACTTAAGACCGAAATACTTAGCAATAGCTGTAGCATCTGCAATTCCAAGTGTCTGATAAGGATCTGCCTGAGAACGGATCCAGGCAAGATCTGCCGGATGATCTATATAGCAGTGCTCTATGATAACAGCATTTACATCATAATTTCTTGCATGTCTTATGATCCCGTAGTAGTCACCATTATTGCCAAGTCTTGTCTTGATACCTCTTATATACAGGCCAAGCTTGGACAGTTCAGCTACTTCCGCGCTTGCAAACTCATATCCGTTTTCATAATACTTGTCATATGCAGATACCCATACTTCAGATCCGCACAGATCGTGATCTACAGATGCGTTAAAGTGTATGGAATACATAAAGTCTGCATTTACACTCTTGGCAAATTTAACACGGTCTTCAAGGCTTACAACAGTATCTGTAGTTCTAGTCATATATACAGTGACATTGTCAAAGCTTTCAAGATAAGCTTTAGCATAATTTGCAACTTTAAGAGTGATCTCTTTTTCACTGATCCCATTGTACTGGGCACCAAGATTCCTGTCACCGGTACCACCGTGTCCCGGATCCAGCACGATCACAACATTGTTCTTGGCTGCATTTACTGTAAAAGTGGCATTTTCAGAAGTAAATAACAAAATAAATACCATAGCTGTCAATGCAAAAATACTAATAAATGACTTAATCTTTTTACTCATCAAAATTCCTCCCACATATTTATCAGTTATAGATTATACAGATCGATATCATAAAGGGCAAAATCCATATATACAATTCCAATTACATTTTATACAATTGATAATACTTATAAAAGATAATCTTCTAAAAAAGCGACCGGTAATGGTACCAGCCGCTTTTATAAATAGTCTAATCTTAAATACCTGAATCGCCAACAGGTGCGTCCATATTCGGCATATCTGCATCAAAATCCTCTAAGGGAGCGTTAGCACCCTCTGCTACGCCGGAAGCTTCAGGACTCGCATATGCAACTTCCTGTGAAGGAGCCGGCTGTGTCGCAACAGGTGGAGCAAGCTCTGCCCTGTTGGATTTAACCATTTCTGCATAATTGGTAAGATCTGTAAGAAGACCTTCATAATGTCTGTTGGTAGAATCAATAGAACCCTGAAGTATAGCCTCTACTTCTGATAAAAGAGTGTCAGTATACTGTACAGCAGAAGCTTTCATATTGTTGGCTTCAACAGTAGCTCTGTCAAGAAGTTCCTGAGCCTGCTTGGCAGCAGAGCTGACAACCTGATTGGCCTGCTCGTAAGCCTGACGCATGATCTCATGTTCATTGATAAGCTCATTGGTCTGAGCCTGCGCATTCTCTATGAGCTGCTGAGCTTTAGCTCTGGCGTCATTTAAAATTGCTTCCTTATTGGAAACAATCTTCTGATATCTTTTAATCTCATCTGGAGTTTTGGATCTGAGCTCATGAATGAGTTCGTTGATCTCCTCTTTATTGACCCTTACATCAGTATTAGAAAAAGGCACCTTGGTACAACTATTGATATATGCCTCGATTTCATCAATCAAAAGCTCGATTTTACTGCTCATGTAAAGTTCCCCCGTTTTAGTTTAGATGTTTGTTGTATTTAAGTTCCAAAGCTTTATAAACATTCTCAGAAACCATTCTTGATACTTCGCCGCCATAGCTGGCAATCTCTTTGACAGTTGAGCTGCTAAGATATGAATAACGAAGATTGGTCGTAAGGAAAACCGTGTCAACATTGTTATGAGATAATTCCCTGTTAGTCTGTGCGATCTGAAGTTCATACTCGAAATCAGTGATAGCACGAAGACCTCTCACAACTATATGTATGTTTTGCTCCTTACAATAATCAATTAACAGGCCGTCATATGAATCCACTTCTACGTTCTTAAATTCGCTGACAGCTTCTTTTATCATTTTAACACGTTCATCTACCGAAAACAACGAACTCTTAGCCGAGTTATGCATAACAGTAACAATGACTTTATCGAACATCATTGATGCTCTTTTTACGATATCAAGGTGTCCGAGTGTAACCGGATCAAAAGAACCTGGATATACTGCTATTTTCATGAGTTTGCCACCTTTTTAAGAAAAACATGCTTGTTATTCTTGTATGTCTTTTCTCTTTTTATTTCATAGCCAAGTCCCTCAGCAAAAGAAAAATCCTCTTCAAGGCTTGCTTCGCATATGATAGTCGTATACTCCGAAACATATGGAAGTGACGCAAGAGTCCTTAATGTATGCTCATAAAGATCTGCTTCATACGGAGGATCTATAAATATAATATCTACCTCTTTTTCATGAATGGATCTAAGAGCCATCGCCGCATCCTTCTTGATGATAGTCGACTTCTCATCGAAGTGACACTTGTGCACATTGGCTGTGATACACTTAATAGGCTCGCCGCCTCTGTCTATAAAGTATGCATGTCTGGCGCCTCTTGAAAGAGCTTCTATTCCGATTCCGCCGCTGCCTGCATAAAGATCGATAAACACAGCTCCCGGAACTTCCATCTGGATCATGTTAAAAAGAGTCTCTTTGATCCTGTCCTGTGTGGGACGTGTATCATCGCCTTTTGGTGTAATAAGTGGGATACTACGCGCTTCACCTGCTATTACTCGCATGCGCTATCCTCCTTTAATATGTGCTTTATTATAGTATTGTATAGAAATCATAGATCCAAAGATCGCTGATTCTTGAATCTATGATCCGGATTCATTATTTGAGCTTGATCTTAGAGCCTTTGGTATTACGTCCTGCAATCTTGACTGTTCCTATGTCAAAAGACTTCTCGCCTATACTTACTTCTCTGGTCTCTTCAGGCTTAAGAAGCCATACATCACGTACGCTGTCATTCTTGGTAAGATTCATGCCATGAACACCAACTGCTGTCTTTTTCTGATCAGGAACCTCTTCAAGAAGGAATCTGAGTCCATACCCATTCTCTGTATATAATACGCAGCTCTCTTCATCTGTTACAACAGATACACTTATAAGCTCATCGCCTTCTGACAGTTTAGTTGCTGCTACAAGTTTTCTGGTAACATCAAACTCGCCGCCGCTTACTATTTTCATCATGGCTGATTTAGTAACAAAAAGCAAGCGGTAAATATTAAGTGATGACTGAGGCAGCACCGCAATGATCTGTTCCTTGGTAGTATCATAATTGGATACATTGTCTATCGGAACACCCTTATCACGCATCTTACCTGCAGGAAGATCCTGAACTTTGATGGTGTGAAGATTGCCAAGATGTGTAAATACGCAAATCCTGCTGGTATTTTTCACCTTAAAGCTGTACTTAAAGTCATTCTTGATAGTATCAAAGTTCTTGTCATATGTTGTAGCATCGATTGTCTTGGCATAGCCAAAACGGTCCATGATAAATGCTACATCGATCTCTTCTTCAGGCTTTTCTTCATATACAGCCTCTTCAAACTGACCGACTTCTGTACGTCTCTTCTGCCTGTATTCATTGCGTATATTCTTAAGCTCTTCCTGAATGACCATAGACATGGACGTTCTGTCTTCAAGAATATCCTCATATCTGTAAATATTGGCAACAGTCTCTTCATGCTCCTTGATAAGAGCATCAAGCTCAAGTCCGATAAGTTTGTACAGACGCATCTCAAGGATAGCATCTGCCTGGCGCTCAGTAAAATGAAGCTGAGAAGCCATAACCGCTGATTCACGTGACTTGAAGTTGATACCTTCTGTTATACCATTTACAAGACACTCTTTGGCCTGCACACGTGTCTTAGATCCTCTTAAGATCTCAATCACAAGATCTATAACATTACAAGCCTTGATAAGACCTTCCTGAACTTCCTTCTTGTCAGTCTCTTTCTGAAGAAGTGTTGTATACTTGCGGCGCGCTGTCTCAAACTGAAAATCGATCGAAGCCTGAAGTATGGACTTAAGGCCCATAGTCTCAGGACGTCCGTTGTAGATAGCAAGCATATTAACGCCAAAAGTATCTTC encodes:
- a CDS encoding RluA family pseudouridine synthase, translated to MKEFIIKDNEAGKRLDKFLGHYLSKASTGFIYKMLRKKNIVINGKKATGQEKLQVGDIVTLWLSDDTFLKFANDRLARAQRGEGVSVTEFKKAFKSLKGIEVIYENKDVVFVNKPVGILTQKAEQGDVSLNEWIVGYLLDTTAIEPDDLITFRPSVCNRLDRNTSGIVICAKSLKGAQMMAKGLKNRTFKKYYRTVVSGIIDKPEEIKGLLKKDNKTNTVTVRNISDLNDKSDNYKSDNDNPDNDNPNNVELYNKSKKETSITNDPETDKVNNSSYIETAYSPVSVNKKWNLTYLEVELRTGKTHQIRAHLSGIGHPIVGDPKYGDEKVNENFKQTYGLKSQLLHCYRLEFPDDEAAFGNLAGMEIVAPLYSKFKNLVEDKFNN
- a CDS encoding pseudouridine synthase, with the translated sequence MQRLDKFLSDFGIGTRKQIKEHIKNGAVTVNGQPVKKADMHIDENADKVVFMGQELVYEKFRYYMLNKPDGVISATRDGRTTTVLNLLKDENVKDLSPVGRLDIDTEGLLLITNDGQLIHRLLSPSHHVDKEYEVHLKKELSDDDIDKLTKGVDIGDVRKDGTPDITLPAVVKRGDTDKEGRPVVFLTIHEGRFHQVKRMMEAVGNEVLYLRRIRMGAISLDESLELGQYRRLTDEEIKMLTDNNSSDQ
- a CDS encoding N-acetylmuramoyl-L-alanine amidase family protein — protein: MSKKIKSFISIFALTAMVFILLFTSENATFTVNAAKNNVVIVLDPGHGGTGDRNLGAQYNGISEKEITLKVANYAKAYLESFDNVTVYMTRTTDTVVSLEDRVKFAKSVNADFMYSIHFNASVDHDLCGSEVWVSAYDKYYENGYEFASAEVAELSKLGLYIRGIKTRLGNNGDYYGIIRHARNYDVNAVIIEHCYIDHPADLAWIRSQADPYQTLGIADATAIAKYFGLKSSKLSIDYSNYKNVDVKTPTQVMANDLTAPTVCTLNSAVMNKSTGDITASITASDPETPIIYYRYSFDGGKNWSYVVAWDHSKTTNTVVIHDPSKSAASLTIQVYNQYDLKTTSSTISISK
- the coaD gene encoding pantetheine-phosphate adenylyltransferase, which produces MKIAVYPGSFDPVTLGHLDIVKRASMMFDKVIVTVMHNSAKSSLFSVDERVKMIKEAVSEFKNVEVDSYDGLLIDYCKEQNIHIVVRGLRAITDFEYELQIAQTNRELSHNNVDTVFLTTNLRYSYLSSSTVKEIASYGGEVSRMVSENVYKALELKYNKHLN
- the rsmD gene encoding 16S rRNA (guanine(966)-N(2))-methyltransferase RsmD — translated: MRVIAGEARSIPLITPKGDDTRPTQDRIKETLFNMIQMEVPGAVFIDLYAGSGGIGIEALSRGARHAYFIDRGGEPIKCITANVHKCHFDEKSTIIKKDAAMALRSIHEKEVDIIFIDPPYEADLYEHTLRTLASLPYVSEYTTIICEASLEEDFSFAEGLGYEIKREKTYKNNKHVFLKKVANS
- a CDS encoding DNA gyrase/topoisomerase IV subunit A, which gives rise to MEEQRIIRSEYSEIMQQSYIDYAMSVIVARALPDIRDGLKPVQRRTLYDMYELGIRYDRPYRKSARIVGDTMGKYHPHGDSSIYDCLVVMAQDFKKELPLVDGHGNFGTIEGDSAAAMRYTEARLARITQETFLADLDKDIVDFVPNFDATEKEPSVLPVKIPNFLVNGSEGIAVGMATSTPPHNLAEVIDAEIALMQDETLSTKQLMKYIKGPDFPTGGIVINKDELAAIYETGEGKIRIRGKVETEKAKNGHINLIISEIPYTMIGAGIGKFCSDVAALAEKKVTNDIIDISNQSSKEGIRIVIELKKDTDVDNFTNLLYKKTKLEDTFGVNMLAIYNGRPETMGLKSILQASIDFQFETARRKYTTLLQKETDKKEVQEGLIKACNVIDLVIEILRGSKTRVQAKECLVNGITEGINFKSRESAVMASQLHFTERQADAILEMRLYKLIGLELDALIKEHEETVANIYRYEDILEDRTSMSMVIQEELKNIRNEYRQKRRTEVGQFEEAVYEEKPEEEIDVAFIMDRFGYAKTIDATTYDKNFDTIKNDFKYSFKVKNTSRICVFTHLGNLHTIKVQDLPAGKMRDKGVPIDNVSNYDTTKEQIIAVLPQSSLNIYRLLFVTKSAMMKIVSGGEFDVTRKLVAATKLSEGDELISVSVVTDEESCVLYTENGYGLRFLLEEVPDQKKTAVGVHGMNLTKNDSVRDVWLLKPEETREVSIGEKSFDIGTVKIAGRNTKGSKIKLK